Part of the Methylorubrum populi genome is shown below.
GGAGCCGGCAGAAACAGCGCCGCCGCCGGCTGCCCTTCCGCAGGGATCGTCTGACCTGCGCGACGCGCTCGCACGCCTGCCGAGATCAATTATTCGCCGGGTGGCCGCTCAGCACGGAGTGACCTTTGACGACATCGTGGGCGAGGATCGCTCCGTTCAGTTCGTCACGGCTCGGCATGCCGCAATTCGAGCTGTGAGAGAGGCGCATCCGACCTTCAGCATCAAGCGGCTTGGACGCATCTTCGGCGGGCGCGATCCGTCTTCGATCCGCAATGCGCTCGGACTGAACCCGAGACCACGAAGCGCCAATCGGCAAAAGTCCGGAGTGGTTTGCGCCGAAGCGCCTTCGCCGATGCAAATCATCGAGGATACGTCTCGGAAGTACAGCGTGGCCCCGCATGATGTCATCGGTCGGTGCTACGTCGAAGCAGTTAGTCTCGCTCGCCACGAAGCTGTTGCGAACATTCGCGCGGCTCATCCCGAGATGACCGCGCGTCAGATCGGAAATCTCTTCGACGGCCGATCCGACAACTTCGTCGCCCATTGCCTCGCCTACATGAGAAGAGCAGCCTAATGACCCTCACATCAGAGACACGAGCGCCTGTGGGGACGAGAGAGGCGCCGAAGCTCAACGGCAAAGAGCGCCGGCTGCTTTCGGGCATGGCCTGCGGCGGGCTCCTGTACGTCTACGTTGACGCCGATGGCGGCGTGGACGGCGGCCCATTGCACGCTGGATGGCCGAGGCCGGGTACGGGCGCCGTGGTCTATGACGGCCCGCCTACGCCCGTCACCGCGCGCTTCGTCCGGCGGCTTCGTCGGCTCGGCAGCTATTGGGATCATTCCGCAGGGGCGGAAATGCTGACGGCTCGCGGTCGGGCAAAGGCCAGAGCGTTGCTCGGCGGACGCGATATCCTGTTTGTCGCGTCACCCCTCCCCGCCAACGAAAGCCAGAAAGAGGGGGCTGCGGTATGAGCGGGCTCGATGACCTCCTGCGCCTATTTCGTCCGCTCGCCCGGCAGGCCGATGCGCGTCCAATTTGCTGGATCTCGGGCATTGGTGACGCCGGCACAGACTACTGCCCCGACTGCGCGCGCTGGAAGGCCAAGCACCTTCGTCGGCGCGGCGAGAAGGACGCTGTTGCGGATGGCGGCTGGGATCACCGCCGCGAGAGCGATGGCACCTCATTCTGCGGCGGATGCGGCCACCTTCTCGGCTACAGCCTGAGCCAGTACGCATTCGGAGAGGAGTTGGAGCATTGGTCTTCCGACGCCTTGGTCGAGGCGATTGCGCCCATCCACGCATACGAGATCTGCGAGCTTCTCGACGGCGCCCGCGAGTATGGCACGCCTGAACAGGTCGCTGAGACCGTCTCCATCGCGACCAAACTTGCGGCCCTCATACCGTCCTCGCCCACCCCGACCCCTGGCGGTCTCGCTGAAG
Proteins encoded:
- a CDS encoding helix-turn-helix domain-containing protein yields the protein MNVDYVPVADLTTAAEMIARQKEIRRRQEEAGRKLKALQPKPVLVEAEQEPAETAPPPAALPQGSSDLRDALARLPRSIIRRVAAQHGVTFDDIVGEDRSVQFVTARHAAIRAVREAHPTFSIKRLGRIFGGRDPSSIRNALGLNPRPRSANRQKSGVVCAEAPSPMQIIEDTSRKYSVAPHDVIGRCYVEAVSLARHEAVANIRAAHPEMTARQIGNLFDGRSDNFVAHCLAYMRRAA